The Alosa alosa isolate M-15738 ecotype Scorff River chromosome 17, AALO_Geno_1.1, whole genome shotgun sequence genomic sequence aaaatcatCAGCTGCACAGGAAGCTGACAAAATCCATATAGTGATATCATATCATAGGCAGCCAGGAATTAGTCTCCCTCAAGGTAAAATCGTCCTGGAAATAAATAGTACATCAGCTAGagcaaggcagccattttgcaACAACCTCTAAATGCTGGAATGGCTGTCacttcattcactcactccaaTTCTCCCAAGCATTCAGTGAGCTCTCATACTCCTGCACGTAACTATGATATTTTAGAATTACCAAATACATCAAGCATGATGGGCATGCAGTTTGAGCTTATCGCCCCCCATGACCTTTCTGAAGCAGAGGGACTCCTACAGTACAGGCACCACACTGCTTATGACTAGCCCCAAACCCACGCCACAAGCTTGACTCATCCGCATGACCTCATTAACCTTATCAGGCAACTGAGGCCCCCAGAGGTCAGCAGAGATGGGTGAGGCTGAGGGGTCGGGTAAGAGTCGTCTGTCGGCCCGCCAGACCACCATCCAGGGTAAACGGCTGCCGTGTGATTCCCGCCCGGTGAGCCAACAGCACAGAGAACAGACGGCAGCCAGGGGGAATCAAAGAGACGGAGGAGGCGAGCCAGCCTCATTTAAAAACTATAAAACTCTAAGTGCAAGCTTCTGTGGGGGCAAAGCCACTGCTTTCTGACTAAACAAACCCGACTGCTATGCACAGAATAATAAATGAGGCtttctttttcccttttctctgtttctccgtctctctctctctctcactctctcccttgaTCATGTTTTGATTTAATGCCCAGGTGAGGTAAGAGAAAGGAGACTGaatacatttcacatttcaccGCTGAGTACACAAAGCGCTGGTGTGTTCCCGCTGGTGAGAATGACTCCAAAGTGGATGTTAGAGGGAAACGGGTGtcagagtcagtgtgtgtgaccctTGTGTCATAAAGACGTTAACACTCATGTGAAAAGGTGAGGTGTGGAACCTTGGGAAAATTCAGCACAACTGAATGAAATAAAACCAGGTCTGAAGTTTGAATATGTTTCACAGACAGTTCCATatattgtttatttcttttctgTATTAATATAACATTCAAGTATTAAATAGCATCAACATATGCACCAGCATACTAATAAACaacaggaaaaacaaaacaaaattactcACAAGCACATAAGAAAAAGCCTTTTTTTAGTTGAACACTACAGCAAATATGTTTAAATTGACATTTTCCAATATACAATACGTGATAACAAATTAGTTCTGAAATTTATAAAATAACACTGTAATCATGGAAAAATTTATCCTTCCTTTACAAATCAGAGCCCATTGCTGATAGATTACAAGACCTTCAAATATCTCCACTAATGCatgtaagtaagggataatgtatagaacgccggtcattatcggcgAATATAAGTTCCGACTGGGTGAACTGGACTTGCTTCGCCCTTAAGGGAATATTTCCCTGATAATAACcagcattctatacattatcctgcttattatacagctcttcaTAATGTTGTAGAatgcacaaaacccattttccttgacatgGTCTGTTATACATAGCAATTataataaacaattaaatataGCTTACAGTGTCAGACAGACATTTCAAAGAGTCATTCTGTGGACAGCAGTCATTCTCTTTATCAGTTTATCTCTCTGGTTGGTTGATCTCCATCATGCTATTATATTCCTCTTCCGGCCTCTCTTGACAACGCAGGCAGCCActgcacagagcacacacatggCCGAGCCCACAGACATCAGTCCAATCTGGAGATTGTCGAGCAGGTCAATTCGAGACACCAGCTCCTTCTTGAACATGTCGGCTGTTTCCTCATCCACGGTGGCCGTCTAGTAAGACAAAGACATGGGGCTTTAGTAAGATGGTGAGGACAGGAGACTGAAGGTGTTTTTTGACCATTGTTTCTCAACATCACCTTACGTCACATGTAAGTAACAAGTAGACAAAAACTAGAATTTAGCCAAATATGCTTTAGAAATTTTGAAGGAATGACCACAACAGCTCTCACCTCATTGAGCCACACCACTGGGAAAATGGTGTAGTCTTTCACATGTTGCAGTGCCCTGTGGGAGAAGATAGAGTTAAGGAGCTCGACCTGTCAGTATAGTGTGGATGCGGTGAGCCATAGGAACCTGAGGGAGAGCTATGAGGGAGGTGTCTGAACTCACGTGATCTTTGTTGAGGGTCCATACATCATGTTAACTTGGAGCCTCTTGGCAAACCGCAGGGTGAAACCAGTGGTCTGTGTAGGAGATATACAGTAGGAGAACTAATCAGCCAGTAActtatacacatacagtgtgtgtgtgtgcgtctgtgtgtgtgcgtctgtgtgtgtgtgtgtgtgtgtgtgtgtgtgtgtgtgtgtgtgtgtgtgtgtgtgtgtgtgtgtgtgtgtttatgcttatgtgtgtgtgtgtgtgtgtgtgtgtgtgtgtgtatgtttgtgtttgagtcattgtgtttgtgtactccTGTACTGTGGTTGTATGTCtccgtgtgtctctgtgtctgtctgtgtgtgcatgagcgtgtgagtgtgtatttgtgtgtccaCCATGGCCTTTTTGCCGTGAAAGGTCAAACCCCGGTTCCTTACCGGCTCCACATCCAGGTAGGTAAAGTGGTGCTCCTCACTGGGGCTAAGGCCATGCACTGCTTGCGACAGGTGTGCGCTGCCATGCAGGAAATGAGGTAGGGAGATGTAGACTGGGAAGCCTGTGGAGAACGATACCACAAGTCTCTCACCTATTTGACTGTTCCTGGACACACTGGACAGAATTGTACCCTAAAGAGGACTAACTCCAAACCAAAGATCATAGAGCGCaatgctctagaatctttgctccaAATCTTTGCTACACTGACTTACTGATTGATTAACAGACTGACAATGGTTGGCTGAATGAAAACTTTAATGAACggacgaatgaatgaatgaataatggatggatggattgatggATAAATGGATTGATTATCTATCCTCCCACCTCTGCAGGAGCTGACGTCCAGCACCCCAGCCAAGGTGCAGTTCCTGGTGACCAACTCGTCCCGGCAGAAGCACATGTTGTCTGGGTTCTCTACAGGAGAGGCCAGGGTTCGTGGGGGTAGCTTGTAGCGGTACACATCAATCCCCATCAAATCATGACTTCCAGAGTATACAGCACTGACAGACCTGGGACACACAAAGCACAGAACTATATTAGTACAGCCTGACCCCTTATGGTCAAAATGAGACGTGCAAGCTTGAGCAGTGTTTTTAAGAACTTAAGAGCTGTCAAGTTATATGCCTAAACTTGTAATTAGCTATATATTTTAGTTGTGTACCGTTACTACCGTTAgccgcggcttatacattgattttgcaaaatttcttcagctatgaggttaatacacagagGAAATTACATTATAACatcaataaaaaaatagttCTACAAATTTAGTTtcacaaaaacaacacagagaTGATACACTATGTGGTTTCTATTGGGTTTAACTTAATAGTATCTTAATAATCACTCGATTAGCAAGTATTTTTGAAATGAAACTCCAGCTGTATGTTTATGAATTTATGGAGTGCCATTGTGAGTGAGCAAGAACCTCTCATACACATTTAAAATCAGCATGTAATGATTACGACATACACACTGAGAACTCTACCAAAAACCAACCTGCATATGTCcgaggagaagaaaaagagaggctCCTTCTTATCCAAAAAAGGAGGGAAGGACGAAGCATCTTTGAAAGGGTAAGAGAAGTCAACTTTAAATGTAAACAAACTGGCAATATGCAGACACAAATGTGAAAGACCTCCTTGTGTCAACACACTGAAATCTTCTACATGATCTAATGATCTTTTGAGGGGATAAAACTAAAGGCAAGGCTAATACTGCTATGCATAACATACCGGTCACTAAAACATCAACAGAAGGTGACTGAGTGTGTTATCCTCACCTGTGCCATTGATCATATCACAATATGGGTTGTCCCAGAATGAAAGTGTGCTGTGAGAAATATACAACAGGTTAATGGACAAGGTACTTTTTACAACAAAAGTGCGACTTTGTACAACAAAGGCATGACTTTGTAAGACACTCAGATAATATGTTTCCATAGCCTGGGAACAACCAAACCTTCACAACTGTACAATTGAAAGTGGGTCTAGAAAAAGTTTAATTGACTTATGACTTCCAGCAGGGCGTAtaactcttaccaaatcatttcaaacgtgtagcaatcttgtaaaTGAAGCTTtttaatgcagttgtttactcagttCAAACTAAATACACGTCCATGCCGTACATTGCCGTCCATGCAAAAATAGTGATTGTATTTGGACGTTGACATTGACATtaggaaatgggcttcaatggcttCTTGGTCAGACTGAGCTGCAGAGCAAATCCAAAATTTGCCGTAAGGttgtatgggtattcccaggctaatgTAAAGCAAAATGAGCAAAAAGCAAAAATAAAATGAGTCACCTTTGATCGTTCCACTTGTCTATTAATGAGACTTTGGAGATGTCATCCTTGCCCGTGAAGATGCTGTATGGCCCATCAAAGGTGCCGTTGTACTGACAAAGACAAGTCGCTCTCTTTTGTAAGTACATATTTTGCTTTATACACATTTCATAGAATGAACAAAACAATGACAAGTGCAACTAGTACTCACCGGGTAAAAGACACCGACTAGTGATGACAGAAGAAGGGGGTCCCTGTATCCCCATAACACTTCTTTGACTGACCTCCTCTGGAAGAGTGAGGAATTTGTGCTTTGCATCAAAAAATTCAAAAGACCGTGATCAAGAGACGAATAAGCACCCTGGAAagcaaaggaaagagagagttatTTAGTGTTCTTTATCATGGTGCAATTGTATCCAATAAGCAATGTCCAGAGTGGAAGGATAACTGCTGTAAAACATTTTGCCTATAGCTGAGGGAATGATCTGAGATATGCAGCGAAatatacataaacatatatttCCACTGATATGTGGTTGTGTCGGCAACCATGTGCACAAATTTGCTAAGTCATAGTTCTTGTCTGAGCCCCTAGAATGAGTTTATAAAGGTAAACAAGGAAAACAGCATATGGGCACAAAATAAGCACCTACTTCTACAAGGAATATGAACACCTATACACACTTTAGGATGCTATCAGAATTCTTAGGCCGTCAAATCAACCAGAGCTAAATGACAATAACATCGATATAACACAGGTGCAGACACTGTGCTACAGAGGATTGGGAGGATTGCAGTTAAATCGTTTTATGTGACCGTGGATCCTTGCTACCGTTATCACTGGGACTGATCTGACGCGGTGAAGTCGACATGACGATGGAGACTTACAGCCACACCCAGGTTGAGGACAGTGACCTCATCCTCCTCTGGGCCCACGGACATGGAGGGCTCAAAGATGGCCCCTGCCGGCAGAAGGAACGACACTGTGTGGTTTTCATGCGCTGTGATGTTCTCTTTAGGTAAGTAACGAGTCCtgcaattatattatatataataatatattatactCAGCATATACGCAGCATTCAGCATacttttcttgaatttcccctggggatcaataaagtatctatctatctatctatctatctatctatctatctatctatctaccctgttacttcaacctattcttgcactgatataatttttttatactactttgtctacattattctcttatatgtccatatttattttttgctggtctctagactttattcttgcactgttgtactgttggacttactcatttgcaccatcaccatgacactcactctcatagagcaccttaccatgcatacagAATTACAGGCAGAACTACattacatctatctatctatctagtatcTGTGAGCCTTGTCCTAATGTACTTCAGCACAGCCTTGACTATTTGAGATAAGCTCCCAGCATCAATAACAGTGAAGTAACAAAACAGTATGAGAGTGGGGGACGGTGTGGCACAGCTGGTTACAGTGTTTTTACCATATTCAGGTCCGCGTGCCCGCAGGGCCctgggtcatttcccgatcccaccccatctctctctcccgcttgCTAACTGTCACTCTCTACTGTCCTGTCTGATTAACTAATACTAATACTTAGCTGAGACATTCCTATTAAGAAATCTGGAAAGCTACAGCAACCATAAGATATATAAGCTACACTGCAATATCTAAAACATGCCTGAACTGTCATATTTCACCTTAAAATGCACTTGCAATAcaagaaaaatgtaaataattatgatattatatataaatatataatattctaTATATAGAATAATGATGATAGATATATAATAATGATTATTTACTGTCAAATGATATACTTTGGGTTTAGATGTTAAGAGACTTGGCTGTATGGACTGACCACTACCTCAGCGTGT encodes the following:
- the cd36 gene encoding platelet glycoprotein 4, whose translation is MGCRCDTVCGLIVGSVVGALVAVFGAILMPVGDNIIASTVNKEAVLEPGTTAYENFASAGNPFYRQFWLYDVLNAAGVVELGEKPEVKERGPYTYRTRYLPKENITAHENHTVSFLLPAGAIFEPSMSVGPEEDEVTVLNLGVAGAYSSLDHGLLNFLMQSTNSSLFQRRSVKEVLWGYRDPLLLSSLVGVFYPYNGTFDGPYSIFTGKDDISKVSLIDKWNDQSTLSFWDNPYCDMINGTDASSFPPFLDKKEPLFFFSSDICRSVSAVYSGSHDLMGIDVYRYKLPPRTLASPVENPDNMCFCRDELVTRNCTLAGVLDVSSCRGFPVYISLPHFLHGSAHLSQAVHGLSPSEEHHFTYLDVEPTTGFTLRFAKRLQVNMMYGPSTKITALQHVKDYTIFPVVWLNETATVDEETADMFKKELVSRIDLLDNLQIGLMSVGSAMCVLCAVAACVVKRGRKRNIIA